One Phycisphaera mikurensis NBRC 102666 DNA window includes the following coding sequences:
- a CDS encoding mechanosensitive ion channel family protein — translation MARVRWMAVGCLIWAAALPAWGQDAPAAPADDPVTEAIVGEPDEAAPEASGSEVAVEPVSEDVDIAQRLYDILTATGKFENLDVSVAEGVVFLRGTTAEKEMKTLAGDLVRRTKDAVAVVNEIQVDEGPWWDTQPAQKELRSLGREAVRLLPLLAIAAVLLTLTVLAASGISGLLARPLYRFTDSELVRNVLRKVVYTLVLIAGLYLFLRITGLTRIALGLISGTGLLGLVVGFAFRDIAENFLASLLISVQKPFRLNDVIRVDGHTGVVQAVTTRGTTLVDFDGNHIQIANSTVYKNTIVNFTANPKVRAEFGVGIGYDAGIGLAQDTILRVLEEHPAVLDDPTAKVLVEALASSTINLRVYFWVDGGRHDKLKVLSAVMRLAIRALERAGISMPDDAREVIFPDGVPVRQLDADADADARGPSAADPGGTGTAAAEAAGPRNEEAPNETAHATAAEGDLASNVGEIEKQAAASRRPEDGATVL, via the coding sequence ATGGCTCGGGTGCGGTGGATGGCGGTGGGGTGTCTCATCTGGGCGGCGGCGCTGCCCGCGTGGGGCCAGGACGCACCGGCCGCGCCCGCCGACGATCCCGTCACCGAGGCGATCGTGGGCGAGCCCGACGAGGCGGCGCCCGAGGCGAGCGGGTCGGAGGTCGCGGTGGAGCCGGTGTCCGAGGACGTGGACATCGCTCAGCGGCTCTACGACATCCTCACCGCGACGGGCAAGTTCGAGAACCTCGACGTGAGCGTGGCCGAGGGCGTGGTGTTCCTGCGTGGCACCACGGCCGAGAAGGAGATGAAGACGCTCGCCGGCGACCTCGTGCGTCGGACAAAGGACGCCGTCGCCGTCGTCAACGAGATCCAGGTGGACGAGGGGCCTTGGTGGGACACGCAGCCGGCGCAGAAGGAGCTGCGGTCGCTGGGCCGCGAGGCGGTCCGCCTGCTGCCGCTGCTCGCGATCGCGGCGGTGCTGCTCACGCTGACGGTGCTCGCCGCGAGCGGGATCTCCGGCTTGCTCGCCCGGCCGCTCTACCGCTTCACCGACTCCGAGCTGGTCCGCAACGTGCTGCGGAAAGTCGTCTACACGCTGGTGCTCATCGCGGGGCTCTACCTCTTCCTCCGCATCACCGGGCTCACGCGGATCGCGTTGGGGCTCATCAGCGGCACGGGCCTCCTGGGGCTGGTCGTCGGCTTCGCCTTCCGCGACATCGCCGAGAACTTCCTGGCGAGCCTGCTGATCAGCGTGCAGAAGCCCTTCCGGCTCAACGACGTGATCCGCGTCGACGGCCACACGGGCGTGGTGCAGGCGGTGACGACGCGCGGCACCACGCTGGTGGACTTCGACGGGAACCACATCCAGATCGCCAACAGCACGGTCTACAAGAACACGATCGTGAACTTCACCGCGAATCCGAAGGTGCGGGCGGAGTTCGGCGTGGGGATCGGCTACGACGCGGGCATCGGGCTGGCGCAGGACACGATCCTGCGCGTGCTCGAGGAGCACCCCGCCGTGCTGGACGACCCGACGGCGAAGGTGCTGGTGGAGGCACTGGCAAGCTCGACGATCAACCTGCGGGTCTACTTCTGGGTCGACGGCGGCCGGCACGACAAGCTCAAGGTGCTCTCGGCGGTCATGCGGCTGGCGATCCGGGCCCTGGAGCGGGCCGGGATCTCGATGCCCGACGACGCCCGCGAGGTCATCTTCCCCGACGGCGTGCCGGTGCGGCAACTCGACGCCGACGCCGACGCCGACGCCCGCGGACCGTCGGCGGCCGATCCCGGCGGGACGGGGACCGCGGCCGCGGAGGCCGCCGGTCCGCGGAACGAGGAGGCGCCCAACGAGACCGCCCACGCCACCGCCGCCGAGGGCGACCTCGCCAGCAACGTCGGCGAGATCGAGAAGCAGGCCGCGGCTTCACGCCGCCCTGAGGACGGCGCCACGGTGCTCTAG
- a CDS encoding DUF4350 domain-containing protein, which produces MARLAPARAHGSARLLRVRSLCSAAVLAVPAALAPPAAAKSVLFVRGADRSGGFLEAGDDSERTEQLADVDNQATFGGNHGWFELAETLRGAGYQVSQVKESVEPGKPNGPTDGVAVDFGGAFSLDGYDVVVMGSNNARYSPAQVDALESFVRGGGGAIFISDANFGSDWADASDSDQPFLDRFGLVVNQDRGTYAIEQAAGEFLLPDHPLLRGVDRFDGEGVTPITVDAAAAAAAGVTVEVLATAEGSVRRNRGPFGANQRGPATPATAEDAVLLAAQAGAGRVVGLFDRNTFFNRNGAGTDIDRLDNRQLALNVFAYAAVPEPASAALLGAGALLLGRRRSAD; this is translated from the coding sequence ATGGCCCGACTCGCTCCCGCTCGTGCTCATGGCAGCGCCCGCCTGCTGCGGGTGCGTTCGCTTTGCTCCGCGGCCGTGCTCGCGGTGCCCGCCGCGCTCGCTCCGCCCGCGGCGGCCAAGAGCGTGCTGTTCGTGCGCGGGGCGGACCGCAGCGGGGGCTTCCTGGAGGCGGGCGACGATTCCGAGCGGACCGAGCAGCTGGCGGACGTCGACAACCAGGCAACCTTCGGGGGCAACCACGGTTGGTTCGAGCTGGCGGAGACGCTCCGCGGGGCGGGCTACCAGGTGAGCCAGGTGAAGGAGTCGGTGGAGCCGGGCAAGCCGAACGGGCCGACGGACGGGGTGGCGGTGGACTTCGGCGGGGCGTTCTCGCTGGACGGCTACGACGTGGTGGTGATGGGCTCGAACAATGCCCGCTACAGCCCGGCGCAGGTGGACGCGCTGGAGAGCTTCGTCCGGGGCGGCGGCGGGGCGATCTTCATCAGCGATGCGAACTTCGGCAGCGACTGGGCCGACGCGAGCGACTCCGACCAGCCCTTCCTGGACCGCTTCGGCCTCGTGGTGAATCAGGACCGGGGCACGTACGCGATCGAGCAGGCCGCGGGCGAGTTCCTGCTGCCCGACCACCCGCTGCTTCGGGGGGTGGACCGCTTCGACGGCGAGGGCGTGACGCCGATCACGGTGGACGCCGCCGCGGCCGCGGCGGCGGGCGTGACGGTGGAGGTGCTGGCGACGGCCGAGGGCAGCGTCCGCCGCAACCGCGGGCCCTTCGGCGCCAACCAGCGGGGCCCGGCGACGCCGGCGACGGCCGAGGACGCGGTGCTGCTGGCGGCGCAGGCGGGCGCGGGCCGGGTGGTGGGGCTGTTCGATCGCAACACGTTCTTCAACCGCAACGGCGCGGGCACGGACATCGACCGCCTCGACAACCGCCAGCTGGCGCTGAACGTCTTCGCGTACGCGGCGGTGCCCGAGCCGGCGTCGGCGGCGCTGCTGGGGGCGGGGGCGCTGCTGCTGGGGCGGCGGCGCTCCGCAGATTGA
- the recG gene encoding ATP-dependent DNA helicase RecG — translation MAETTDNATGWTLSTPVSALRGVGPHLAGALEQMGLRTLSDLIRHLPHRHEDEHATETIASLADVPEGAVASAEGVVDACRSVGHGRKGRFEATLSDSTGTIKLTWFNAAWMRGKLPAGTRVRVQGKIKRYGPYLQMTGPKWATLADEDEDEGGGEPTIPRTAAGNGLFSPRSAESADGDAPRLRPVYPATERIPSDRLASLIERAVEAVVDQIEDPVPPAIVEHHRMPTLAEAYRRIHAPADRDEIAGARRRLAFNELLVLQLGVAVKRAHTRLKLRAPRLVASAALLEGIAELLPFEMTAAQKRVTAEITADLARPFPMNRLLQGDVGAGKTAVALHAMLIAQAAGKQAALMAPTALLAEQHHQAIEKMLEGTGVRVGLVTAHRRQDVEAVAGRTLDGNDPSRRVDVVVGTHALLSEKLAFRDLGLAVIDEQHRFGVRQRAALRSAGNESPHVLVMTATPIPRTLSLTLLGDLDVSTIDELPPGRIPVASRVVDPAKAADVYAYAEKRIAAGEQVYVVVPSIEPGEHPDPDAPVLKNVEEFQHELAELLPGRRIAVVHGRLKPEERREVMAAFRRHRSDVLLATTVIEVGVDVPNAAVMIIEHADRFGLSQLHQLRGRIGRGAGTASGGKPLCVFLANPRTDEAKERLAALAATADGFKIAEADLTIRGMGEFFGTRQAGAATLRVARLPEDTELLLLARRDAQQIVEADPELAADGHALLRRVLRQSHRGELNLVEVG, via the coding sequence ATGGCAGAGACGACTGACAACGCGACGGGCTGGACGCTCTCCACCCCCGTCAGCGCCCTCCGCGGCGTGGGCCCGCACCTGGCCGGCGCACTCGAGCAGATGGGGCTGCGCACGCTCTCGGACCTCATCCGCCACCTGCCGCACCGGCACGAGGACGAGCACGCGACCGAGACGATCGCGTCGCTCGCGGACGTGCCCGAGGGCGCGGTCGCCTCGGCGGAGGGCGTCGTCGACGCCTGCCGCAGCGTGGGCCACGGCCGCAAGGGCCGCTTCGAGGCGACGCTTTCGGACTCCACCGGCACGATCAAGCTCACCTGGTTCAACGCCGCGTGGATGCGCGGCAAGCTGCCCGCGGGCACCCGCGTGCGCGTGCAGGGCAAGATCAAGCGCTACGGCCCGTACCTGCAGATGACCGGCCCGAAGTGGGCGACGCTGGCAGACGAGGACGAGGACGAGGGGGGTGGCGAGCCGACGATTCCGCGGACCGCGGCCGGAAACGGCCTATTCTCGCCACGGTCCGCGGAATCGGCGGACGGCGATGCCCCGCGGCTGCGTCCTGTCTACCCGGCGACCGAGAGGATCCCTTCCGACCGCCTCGCTTCGCTCATCGAGCGAGCCGTCGAGGCCGTCGTCGATCAGATCGAAGACCCCGTGCCGCCGGCGATCGTCGAGCACCACCGGATGCCGACGCTCGCCGAGGCGTACCGGCGGATCCACGCGCCCGCCGACCGCGACGAGATCGCCGGCGCCCGCCGCCGGCTCGCCTTCAACGAGCTGCTCGTGCTCCAGCTCGGCGTCGCGGTGAAGCGGGCCCACACGCGGCTGAAGCTCAGGGCCCCGCGCCTGGTCGCCAGCGCCGCGCTGCTCGAGGGCATCGCCGAGCTGCTGCCCTTCGAGATGACGGCGGCGCAGAAGCGGGTGACCGCCGAGATCACCGCCGATCTCGCCCGCCCGTTCCCGATGAACCGGCTCCTGCAGGGCGACGTCGGTGCCGGCAAGACCGCCGTGGCCCTGCACGCGATGCTCATCGCCCAGGCCGCCGGCAAGCAGGCCGCGCTCATGGCACCGACCGCGCTGCTCGCCGAACAGCACCACCAGGCGATCGAGAAGATGTTGGAAGGCACCGGCGTCCGCGTCGGCCTCGTCACCGCCCACCGCCGCCAGGACGTCGAAGCCGTCGCCGGCCGCACCCTCGATGGCAACGATCCCTCCCGGAGGGTGGATGTGGTCGTCGGCACGCACGCGCTGCTCTCCGAGAAGCTCGCCTTCCGCGACCTCGGCCTCGCCGTGATCGACGAGCAGCACCGCTTCGGTGTCCGCCAGCGGGCGGCGCTCCGCAGCGCCGGGAACGAGAGCCCGCACGTCCTGGTGATGACCGCGACGCCCATCCCGCGCACGCTCTCGCTCACGCTGCTCGGCGACCTGGACGTCTCGACGATCGACGAGCTGCCGCCCGGCCGCATCCCCGTCGCCAGCCGCGTCGTCGACCCGGCCAAAGCCGCCGACGTCTACGCCTACGCGGAGAAGCGCATCGCCGCGGGCGAGCAGGTGTACGTGGTCGTCCCGTCAATCGAACCCGGCGAGCATCCCGATCCCGATGCTCCCGTGCTCAAGAACGTCGAGGAGTTCCAGCACGAGCTCGCGGAGCTGCTCCCGGGCCGGCGCATCGCGGTCGTTCACGGGCGGCTCAAGCCCGAGGAACGGCGGGAGGTGATGGCGGCTTTCCGTCGGCACCGGTCCGACGTGCTGCTGGCGACCACCGTGATCGAGGTCGGCGTCGACGTGCCCAACGCCGCCGTCATGATCATCGAGCACGCCGACCGCTTCGGCCTCAGCCAGCTGCACCAGCTCCGCGGCCGCATCGGCCGCGGCGCCGGCACCGCCTCCGGCGGCAAGCCGCTGTGCGTGTTCCTCGCGAACCCCCGGACCGACGAGGCGAAGGAGCGGCTGGCCGCCCTGGCCGCCACCGCGGATGGGTTCAAGATCGCCGAGGCCGACCTGACCATCCGCGGCATGGGCGAGTTCTTCGGCACCCGTCAGGCCGGCGCCGCCACGCTCAGAGTCGCGCGGCTGCCCGAGGACACCGAGCTGCTCCTGCTCGCCCGGCGGGACGCCCAGCAGATCGTCGAAGCCGATCCCGAGCTCGCCGCCGACGGGCACGCCCTGCTCCGCCGCGTCCTCCGCCAGAGCCACCGCGGCGAGCTGAACCTCGTGGAGGTGGGATGA
- a CDS encoding putative dihydroorotate dehydrogenase: MPRAPAVPGLRRVVVSAPFGNYVQPAGTTPTMGTFTLARRRGRVGAILRTVRPYPKLGAWVNRIGLRNPGIAWLEGRAARGRGLADKLVSVHGFDDGEWAELVDRGAALEPLGLELNMSCPNVAHQEPPAGLFQRAAACGVPVVVKLPPLRFRPMAEAALDAGLRAFHCCNTLPVKGGGMSGRPLMPLSLEAIEKLRALPGGDALTLIGGGGIQDAADLDGYAAAGADHFALGTVLMSPLVLLTHARVKPFLEKADALTSRTP, encoded by the coding sequence GTGCCGCGTGCCCCCGCTGTTCCTGGCTTGCGTCGCGTCGTGGTTTCGGCGCCGTTTGGGAACTACGTGCAGCCCGCGGGCACGACGCCGACGATGGGGACCTTCACGCTCGCGCGGCGTCGCGGCCGCGTCGGGGCGATCCTTCGGACGGTGCGGCCGTACCCGAAGCTCGGGGCGTGGGTGAACCGGATCGGGCTTCGGAACCCCGGGATCGCTTGGCTGGAGGGCCGAGCGGCCCGCGGCCGCGGCCTCGCGGACAAGCTCGTCAGCGTGCACGGCTTCGACGACGGCGAGTGGGCGGAGCTGGTCGACCGCGGCGCAGCGCTGGAGCCGCTGGGCCTCGAGCTGAACATGAGCTGCCCCAACGTCGCTCATCAGGAGCCGCCCGCCGGGCTGTTCCAGCGGGCCGCGGCGTGCGGCGTCCCGGTCGTCGTCAAGCTCCCGCCGCTGCGCTTCCGGCCGATGGCCGAAGCGGCACTCGACGCCGGCCTCCGCGCTTTCCACTGCTGCAACACGCTGCCGGTGAAGGGCGGCGGCATGAGCGGCCGGCCGCTCATGCCGCTGTCGCTGGAGGCGATCGAGAAGCTCCGCGCCCTGCCCGGCGGCGACGCCCTGACGCTCATCGGCGGCGGCGGGATCCAGGACGCCGCCGACCTGGACGGCTACGCCGCCGCCGGCGCCGACCACTTCGCGCTGGGCACCGTCCTCATGAGCCCGCTCGTGTTGCTCACCCACGCGCGGGTGAAGCCGTTCCTGGAGAAGGCGGATGCGCTGACAAGCCGCACCCCTTAG
- a CDS encoding protein-disulfide reductase DsbD family protein: MAARLILLLLLAMTLGPLAQAQGWRAELPQKPNDSTAHVAVRAELSTGGGAVAPGGSLVVAVVLEHDPGWHTHTQAPVVPPALGDASLYIATAVAVEPDPGAPLAAHAGFTAWPEPEVVEVAFLDEPVDYAVFGGVGVVYVPVTVAADAAEGVYPLAVAVTLQACDDTRCMRPVRGATLPLEVEVKAGAASGTPPPLFDGFDPGVWAEIHAGTSPAAAGPAGGVGLGFFGRSVRVDPAGWAGFAALLLLAASGGLLLNLTPCVLPVLPIKAMGLAAKADSRGQALAAGLLTGVGIVGFWLALGAAIASLTGLDAVHSLFQRPLFTLGVGAVIAVLAVGMAGWFTIPLPRAVYAVDTARGGWLGHLLLGVMTAVLSTPCTAPFMGSAAAWATTRPAGVTLAVFAAIGVGMALPYVLLAAFPKLVAWVPRAGPGAAAVKQVMALAMLAAAAYFVGAGLLALGARAAGHAAWFAIPWLLVAAAAVAAWKAWRHARGRAWPVVFSAVAAATLAGAAWFSFAASEDEPIDWIAYEPGVLERLAAEDRVAVIDFTADWCINCKVLERTVLFSDAVSGLADGGVAFVKVDLTGSNAAGEALLADAGRVAIPALLVRAPDGRVTLNSEAYTAGQVVDAARRASDAHRRP, translated from the coding sequence GTGGCCGCACGCCTGATCCTCCTCCTGCTGCTGGCGATGACCCTCGGCCCGCTCGCGCAGGCCCAGGGTTGGCGGGCGGAGCTGCCGCAGAAGCCCAACGACTCGACCGCCCACGTCGCGGTGCGGGCGGAGCTGTCCACCGGCGGCGGGGCGGTGGCGCCCGGCGGCAGCCTCGTGGTCGCCGTCGTGCTGGAGCACGACCCCGGCTGGCACACGCACACCCAAGCCCCGGTGGTGCCCCCGGCGCTGGGCGACGCGTCGCTCTACATCGCCACGGCGGTGGCGGTCGAGCCGGATCCCGGGGCGCCGCTGGCGGCCCACGCCGGCTTCACCGCCTGGCCCGAGCCGGAGGTGGTGGAAGTCGCCTTCCTCGACGAGCCGGTGGACTATGCGGTCTTCGGCGGCGTCGGCGTCGTGTACGTGCCGGTCACGGTGGCGGCGGACGCGGCCGAGGGCGTGTACCCGCTGGCGGTGGCGGTCACGCTGCAGGCCTGCGACGACACGCGGTGCATGCGGCCGGTGAGGGGGGCGACGCTGCCGCTGGAGGTGGAGGTGAAGGCCGGCGCCGCGAGCGGGACGCCCCCGCCGCTGTTCGACGGCTTCGACCCCGGCGTCTGGGCCGAGATCCACGCCGGCACTTCCCCCGCCGCGGCGGGTCCCGCCGGCGGCGTGGGCCTCGGCTTCTTCGGCCGTTCGGTCCGCGTGGACCCGGCGGGCTGGGCCGGCTTTGCGGCGTTGCTGCTGCTCGCGGCCTCCGGCGGGCTGCTGCTGAACCTCACGCCCTGCGTGCTCCCGGTGCTGCCCATCAAGGCGATGGGCCTCGCCGCCAAGGCCGACTCCCGGGGGCAAGCGCTCGCCGCCGGCCTGCTGACGGGGGTGGGCATCGTCGGGTTCTGGCTCGCGCTGGGCGCGGCGATCGCCTCGCTGACGGGGCTGGACGCGGTGCACTCGCTGTTCCAGCGGCCGCTGTTCACGCTCGGCGTCGGGGCGGTCATCGCGGTGCTGGCGGTTGGCATGGCCGGCTGGTTCACGATCCCGCTCCCACGCGCCGTCTACGCCGTCGACACCGCGCGGGGCGGGTGGCTCGGGCACCTGCTGCTGGGCGTGATGACGGCGGTGCTCTCGACCCCGTGCACGGCGCCGTTCATGGGCTCGGCCGCGGCGTGGGCGACGACGCGGCCCGCCGGGGTGACGCTTGCGGTGTTCGCCGCCATCGGCGTCGGCATGGCCCTTCCGTACGTGCTGCTCGCGGCCTTCCCGAAGCTGGTCGCGTGGGTGCCGCGGGCCGGGCCCGGCGCCGCGGCGGTGAAGCAGGTGATGGCGCTGGCGATGCTCGCGGCCGCGGCCTACTTCGTCGGCGCCGGCTTGCTGGCGCTCGGCGCCCGCGCGGCGGGGCACGCGGCGTGGTTCGCCATCCCGTGGCTGCTCGTGGCCGCCGCCGCCGTGGCGGCCTGGAAGGCCTGGCGGCACGCACGCGGACGCGCCTGGCCGGTGGTGTTCTCGGCCGTCGCGGCGGCCACGCTGGCCGGCGCGGCGTGGTTCAGCTTCGCCGCTTCCGAGGACGAGCCGATCGACTGGATCGCCTACGAGCCCGGCGTGCTGGAGCGGCTGGCCGCCGAAGACCGCGTCGCCGTCATCGACTTCACCGCCGACTGGTGCATCAACTGCAAGGTGCTCGAGCGGACCGTGCTCTTCAGCGACGCCGTCTCCGGCCTCGCCGACGGGGGCGTCGCCTTCGTGAAGGTCGACCTCACCGGCAGCAACGCCGCCGGCGAGGCCCTGCTCGCCGACGCCGGCCGCGTCGCGATCCCCGCCCTGCTCGTCCGCGCACCCGACGGCCGCGTGACGCTCAACTCCGAGGCCTACACCGCCGGCCAGGTCGTGGACGCGGCGCGGCGTGCTTCCGACGCGCACCGGCGGCCCTGA
- a CDS encoding RusA family crossover junction endodeoxyribonuclease translates to MPYRWRIEASLFYRGPLKANGNLRQKQALRLHFAPQLERALESTPQHRLDPGRTHRRFATDAPVSDGRWKFLPVASADPLSVRPDRPLVALDILLLQPGALGNILSGGGDIDNRLKTLFDALQTPTLKQCQELDGPGLGPTDVYCLMSDDKQVRSVRVRTQQLLDVPPDSRDVVLVIEATITGGTVLGAP, encoded by the coding sequence GTGCCTTACCGTTGGCGGATCGAGGCCTCCCTCTTCTACCGCGGCCCGCTGAAGGCCAACGGCAACCTGCGGCAGAAGCAGGCGCTGCGGCTGCACTTCGCCCCCCAGCTCGAGCGGGCGCTGGAGTCGACGCCGCAGCACCGGCTGGACCCCGGCCGGACGCACCGCCGCTTCGCCACCGATGCGCCGGTGAGCGACGGCCGGTGGAAGTTCCTGCCCGTGGCGTCCGCCGACCCGCTGTCGGTGCGGCCGGACCGGCCGCTGGTCGCGCTGGACATCCTGCTGCTGCAGCCCGGCGCCTTGGGCAACATCCTCTCCGGGGGCGGCGACATCGACAACCGCCTCAAGACGCTCTTCGATGCGCTGCAGACGCCCACCCTGAAGCAGTGCCAGGAGCTCGACGGGCCCGGCCTCGGACCCACCGACGTCTACTGCCTGATGAGCGACGACAAGCAGGTCCGCTCGGTCCGCGTCCGGACGCAGCAGCTGCTGGACGTGCCGCCGGACAGCCGCGACGTGGTGCTGGTGATCGAGGCGACGATCACCGGCGGCACGGTGCTCGGCGCCCCCTGA
- a CDS encoding glycoside hydrolase family 30 beta sandwich domain-containing protein: MTPPLRFATAGVCLAVGSAASAGSLRVSIDAGDRHQTIEGFGASIPGFAPFSDEKIRSLSETFTRDLGASILRIDMYHTALHDRYARTGQPVPREAIYADASYATPVALDGTPAENAAKFDMDAWRVGIYGRFAGAMHASRIDDFKVIGTVWSPPIWMKEQERGFDNEPRYLVDWVDGEAIPRLDGLGRPIPKTPFLHETNVVGGSLIDTAENRAEFGRFVAGYTRAFGDRWGVELDAVSFANEPRLSTFYGSTVYSPDVYARTLVDVAAELERAGLDTELFGPETVGSGDLDDPGSFWQTMRFVDAVRETPGALAALDAYAVHGYDASGVGAAGAGGTMWRQLQSGRTPADNKKADGTDDWLGYVYRNDEDTLYGPKDGLIPREGLAVDGKPLWMTETSGQADVWTSDAAGDGGGAMGLAASIHHALVDGDVSAYVYWLFADGNPGLSPSQAVNGEDTGGANYNALKHFFRHVRPGAVRVGIDGGGVAEDAGVLASAFVHEAQGTLTLVLVNTSAEEEAITLDLASLQLAATVFERFASDAQARFAHLNDAALDEEGLMELTLRPHSVTTLVGSAAVPEPAVLGLLGCGLAALRRRR; this comes from the coding sequence ATGACTCCTCCTCTCCGCTTCGCGACGGCCGGCGTCTGCCTGGCGGTCGGCTCCGCGGCGTCGGCGGGTTCGCTGCGCGTGTCGATCGACGCCGGCGACCGCCACCAGACGATCGAGGGCTTCGGCGCCTCGATCCCCGGTTTCGCCCCCTTCAGCGACGAGAAGATCCGGTCGCTGTCGGAGACGTTCACGCGCGACCTGGGCGCGTCGATCCTCCGGATCGACATGTACCACACCGCCCTCCACGATCGCTACGCCCGCACCGGCCAGCCGGTGCCCCGCGAGGCGATCTACGCCGACGCGTCGTACGCCACCCCGGTCGCGCTCGACGGGACCCCCGCGGAGAACGCGGCGAAGTTCGACATGGACGCCTGGCGGGTGGGCATCTACGGCCGCTTCGCCGGGGCGATGCACGCCAGCCGGATCGACGACTTCAAGGTCATCGGCACCGTCTGGTCGCCGCCGATCTGGATGAAGGAGCAGGAGCGGGGGTTCGACAACGAGCCCCGGTACCTGGTCGATTGGGTCGACGGGGAGGCCATCCCGCGGCTCGACGGGCTCGGCCGGCCGATCCCCAAGACGCCTTTCCTCCACGAGACCAACGTCGTCGGCGGCTCGCTCATCGACACCGCCGAAAACCGCGCCGAATTCGGCCGCTTCGTCGCCGGCTACACGCGGGCCTTCGGCGACCGCTGGGGCGTCGAGCTCGACGCCGTCAGCTTCGCCAACGAGCCGCGGCTGTCGACCTTCTACGGCAGCACCGTCTACAGCCCGGATGTCTACGCCCGGACGCTGGTCGACGTCGCCGCCGAGCTGGAGAGAGCCGGCCTCGACACGGAGCTCTTCGGGCCCGAGACCGTCGGCTCGGGCGACCTGGACGACCCGGGCAGCTTCTGGCAAACGATGCGGTTCGTCGACGCGGTCCGCGAGACGCCCGGTGCGCTCGCGGCGCTGGACGCCTACGCGGTGCACGGCTACGACGCCTCGGGCGTGGGGGCCGCCGGTGCCGGCGGCACGATGTGGAGGCAGCTGCAGAGCGGTCGAACGCCCGCGGACAACAAGAAAGCCGACGGCACCGACGATTGGCTCGGCTACGTGTACCGCAACGACGAGGACACGCTGTACGGCCCCAAGGACGGCCTGATCCCCCGGGAAGGCCTTGCCGTCGACGGCAAGCCGCTTTGGATGACCGAGACCAGCGGGCAGGCGGACGTCTGGACCTCCGACGCCGCGGGCGACGGCGGCGGAGCGATGGGCCTCGCCGCGTCCATCCACCACGCGCTGGTCGACGGCGACGTCTCCGCGTACGTCTACTGGCTCTTCGCGGACGGCAACCCCGGGCTCTCGCCGTCGCAGGCCGTCAACGGCGAGGACACCGGCGGCGCGAACTACAACGCCCTGAAGCACTTCTTCCGCCACGTGCGGCCGGGCGCCGTCCGCGTCGGCATCGACGGCGGCGGCGTCGCGGAGGACGCCGGCGTGCTCGCGTCGGCTTTCGTCCACGAGGCGCAGGGCACGCTCACGCTCGTGCTCGTCAACACCTCGGCCGAGGAGGAGGCGATCACGCTGGACCTCGCGAGCCTCCAGCTCGCCGCGACCGTGTTCGAGCGATTCGCCAGCGACGCCCAAGCCCGCTTCGCGCACCTCAACGATGCGGCGCTCGACGAGGAGGGCCTGATGGAGCTCACGCTGCGGCCGCACAGCGTCACCACGCTGGTGGGCTCCGCCGCGGTGCCCGAGCCGGCGGTGCTGGGCTTGCTGGGGTGCGGGCTGGCCGCGTTGCGTCGCCGCCGCTGA